A window of the Alnus glutinosa chromosome 4, dhAlnGlut1.1, whole genome shotgun sequence genome harbors these coding sequences:
- the LOC133866650 gene encoding protein MITOFERRINLIKE 1, chloroplastic, protein MDTRISASLGLPSPSYNPHPQSLTDFNSLFTHLASTLISSPNPNPKSNSHLSFASTSLKLPKANAQKALLKSLSDLERALIGAAGGGIAGAFTYVCLYPLDTIKTKLQTKGAFQIYANTFDAIAKTFQEKGILGFYSGVSAVIVGSTASSAVYFGTCELGKSILSKLDQYPSVLVPPTAGAMGNIVSSAIMVPKELITQRMQAGAKGRSWEVLLRILEKDGVLGLYAGYSATLLRNLPAGVLSYSSFEYLKAAVLRRTGKTHLEPVQSVCCGALAGAISASITTPLDVVKTRLMTQLQGSEAVNKVAAAMYSGVAATVKQILKDEGWVGLSRGMGPRVVHSACFSALGYFAFETARLAVLQQYLKRKELPKVSVAT, encoded by the coding sequence ATGGACACCCGAATCTCGGCCTCTCTAGGCCTCCCCTCCCCATCCTACAATCCCCACCCACAGTCTCTCACAGATTTCAATTCCCTCTTCACCCACCTCGCTTCCACTCTCATATCTTCCCCAAATCCCAACCCCAAATCCAATTCCCACCTCTCCTTCGCCTCCACTTCCTTAAAACTCCCAAAGGCCAATGCCCAGAAGGCCCTTCTCAAGAGCCTCTCGGACCTCGAGCGCGCACTCATCGGCGCGGCCGGTGGCGGCATTGCTGGCGCCTTCACCTACGTCTGTCTCTACCCGCTCGACACCATCAAAACCAAGCTCCAGACCAAGGGCGCGTTCCAAATCTATGCCAACACCTTCGACGCCATCGCCAAGACCTTCCAGGAGAAAGGGATACTCGGGTTCTACAGCGGCGTGTCCGCGGTGATTGTCGGCTCTACCGCCTCCTCCGCCGTGTACTTCGGCACCTGCGAGCTGGGGAAGTCGATCTTGTCCAAGCTCGACCAGTACCCTTCTGTGCTTGTTCCCCCGACCGCCGGGGCGATGGGGAACATCGTGTCGTCGGCGATAATGGTGCCCAAGGAGTTGATCACGCAGCGAATGCAGGCTGGGGCCAAGGGGCGCTCTTGGGAGGTCTTGTTGAGGATTTTGGAGAAAGACGGTGTGCTGGGCTTGTACGCAGGTTACTCTGCCACATTGCTGAGGAATTTGCCGGCTGGGGTGTTGAGCTACTCGTCGTTCGAGTACTTGAAAGCCGCGGTGCTGAGAAGGACGGGGAAGACCCACCTGGAGCCGGTTCAGAGCGTGTGTTGTGGGGCACTGGCCGGGGCGATATCAGCGTCCATCACGACGCCGCTTGACGTGGTAAAGACGAGGTTGATGACTCAGCTTCAAGGAAGTGAGGCTGTGAATAAGGTTGCGGCGGCGATGTATAGCGGGGTCGCGGCCACGGTGAAGCAGATACTGAAGGATGAAGGGTGGGTTGGGCTGTCCAGAGGAATGGGGCCCAGAGTTGTTCACAGTGCGTGTTTCTCGGCGTTGGGGTACTTCGCGTTCGAGACAGCTAGGCTTGCCGTGCTGCAGCAATATCTCAAGAGGAAGGAGCTTCCAAAGGTGTCTGTTGCTACTTGA